The Aedes aegypti strain LVP_AGWG chromosome 3, AaegL5.0 Primary Assembly, whole genome shotgun sequence genome contains a region encoding:
- the LOC110677997 gene encoding uncharacterized protein LOC110677997, whose product MAKSKKKVVISAAVKQTASKKVHRSVRKEAKSKNLDFLLAPHQNKNVDTGIQEISPEKPSTSTAVPQQHRSGKRPVELSVRSHSGYLVRNKENTHCQQDDGVSVSPPSAKRCAIRVPVIYLEKQNLQRGNKRSTLLRGSLSDGENDEEHFESNADENYHKMPCVGRSKDPSGAVKKFSQELTSTNQVKSTTASQVEGREKRPAAISVTSSIDQTEDDFHQQQDVHKTPSFALPAKRLAFRAPLIDFPTDGNLQFLQDWLSEEEDESESCESETQNACETDDDLEDRPKNLSKTGAVKVKQQKSGQKQTSGKQVGVTAVPQQQFAAKQQAAKSIRHQSGSFVQIKESKCSLNKNF is encoded by the exons ATGGCGAAATCGAAGAAAAAGGTTGTGATTTCAGCAGCGGTTAAGCAGACCGCATCGAAAAAAGTACATCGAAGTGTTCGGAAAGAAGCTAAATCgaaaaatcttgattttttGCTCGCTCCTCATCAG AACAAAAATGTCGACACAGGAATTCAAGAGATAAGCCCCGAAAAGCCTTCAACTTCCACAGCAGTTCCGCAGCAACATCGCAGTGGCAAGCGACCGGTGGAATTGTCTGTCCGCAGTCATTCCGGTTATTTGGTCCGCAACAAGGAGAACACGCACTGTCAACAGGATGATGGAGTATCCGTATCACCTCCATCTGCTAAACGATGTGCCATCCGTGTACCGGTCATTTATCTCGAAAAACAAAATCTGCAGCGCGGAAATAAGAGATCAACACTGCTCCGTGGCAGCCTGTCGGATGGAGAGAACGATGAAGAGCACTTCGAGTCGAATGCGGATGAAAACTACCACAAAATGCCGTGCGTGGGCCGTTCAAAGGATCCCTCAGGAGCTGTTAAAAAGTTTAGCCAGGAGTTGACATCCACTAATCAGGTGAAATCAACAACAGCATCGCAGGTAGAGGGCCGTGAAAAGAGACCGGCAGCAATATCAGTCACCAGTTCCATTGACCAGACCGAGGACGATTTTCACCAACAACAAGACGTACACAAAACGCCATCATTCGCTCTTCCTGCAAAACGGTTGGCATTCCGAGCACCCTTGATTGATTTTCCAACAGATGGAAATCTACAGTTTCTCCAAGATTGGCTgtcagaagaagaagacgaaagTGAGAGCTGTGAATCGGAAACACAAAATGCGTGTGAAACAGACGACGACCTTGAAGACCGTCCTAAGAATCTATCAAAGACTGGTGCGGTTAAGGTAAAACAACAAAAGTCGGGCCAGAAGCAAACATCCGGAAAACAGGTAGGAGTAACAGCAGTTCCGCAGCAACAGTTCGCCGCAAAACAACAGGCAGCAAAATCAATCCGCCATCAGTCTGGTTCCTTTGTTCAGATCAAGGAAAGTAAGTGCTCTTTAAATAAGAATTTTTAG